One Luteibacter sp. 9135 DNA segment encodes these proteins:
- a CDS encoding IS3 family transposase, whose protein sequence is MELRCRFIEAESASYSIVVLCRLLEVGRNSFYAWRHRQKHPSPRVLRDRQHLAQLKQLHERSRGLYGSPRLWHLAREQGLSLGRHATARLMRQGGLVGRSWRTSKASRRAATVSAVADNHVDRCFTTAAPDQVWVTDMTQFATQQGPMYLAVVIDLYARRVIGHATAATMHTDLPLQALRMAVGQRGSAQGVLHHSDQGSQYTSAAYQAELARLGMRVSMSRRGECWDNAVAESFFSTLKCEIAAPRRYASIEEARHVVFEYIEVFYNRQRLHSTNGYRSPAATEAAIP, encoded by the coding sequence ATCGAGCTGAGATGCCGGTTTATCGAAGCGGAGAGCGCGTCGTACTCCATCGTGGTCCTCTGCCGGCTGCTCGAGGTGGGTCGCAACAGCTTCTATGCCTGGCGGCATCGCCAAAAGCATCCGAGCCCCCGCGTGCTTCGTGACCGCCAGCACCTGGCGCAGCTGAAGCAGTTGCATGAGCGCAGCCGAGGGCTTTACGGCAGTCCCCGGCTATGGCATCTGGCTCGTGAGCAGGGGCTGAGCCTGGGGCGCCATGCGACCGCCCGCTTGATGCGCCAGGGCGGTCTCGTCGGGCGCAGCTGGCGTACAAGCAAGGCATCACGACGGGCCGCCACGGTGTCCGCGGTGGCCGATAACCATGTTGATCGATGCTTCACCACGGCCGCGCCTGATCAGGTCTGGGTAACGGACATGACACAGTTCGCCACGCAACAGGGTCCAATGTATCTGGCCGTCGTGATCGATCTGTACGCCCGGCGAGTGATTGGCCACGCAACGGCTGCGACTATGCATACCGACTTGCCCTTGCAGGCTTTGCGCATGGCCGTAGGCCAGCGCGGTTCGGCGCAGGGAGTGCTCCATCACTCCGACCAGGGCAGTCAGTACACGAGCGCGGCCTATCAGGCCGAACTCGCTCGACTGGGTATGCGGGTAAGCATGAGCCGGCGCGGCGAGTGTTGGGACAACGCGGTGGCTGAGAGCTTCTTCAGTACGTTGAAGTGCGAGATCGCAGCCCCACGCCGCTACGCCTCGATCGAGGAGGCACGCCACGTGGTTTTTGAATACATCGAAGTGTTTTATAACCGGCAGCGCTTACACTCGACCAACGGCTATCGATCGCCTGCGGCGACCGAAGCTGCTATCCCATAA
- the treY gene encoding malto-oligosyltrehalose synthase — MTPPRALARLQFHAGFTLDDAVPVVPYYASLGASHLYASPILRARAGSTHGYDVVDCHEVNPEIGGEDALRRLIAALREHGMGLVVDIVPNHMGVGSENVWWMDVLRHGRESRYAGYFDIEWTTPDPLLRGRLLLPMLGAGYDETLRAGHLRLVRRGETWMLGVYDDRLPLSPASVAGLGDDAAAAHDPSTDEGRQRLHALIEKQHYRLAFWKLASDMVNYRRFFDVNELVGLRIERTAVFEDTHKTIFRLYAEGLIDGVRCDHVDGLADPRRYCRQLRHRLDKLRPQRPASAPQGGAYIVVEKILAEDEGLRLDWRTDGTTGYEFMDQVSAVLHCQRGEAPLTELWRKLTGESADFGTQSVRARRQILVDSFESELDRTARALFAAARADVATRDVSLAAVRRVLVELLVHFPVYRTYAGGMGRDEIDEAFFSRAVEGASRTLRTEDGDLLTLVSSWLGGEAPRSLPPGPVRRARERAIAVFQQATSPVAAKAVEDTAGYRYGRLLSRNEVGVDAGRLAMSVDDFHARCVERIQTLPHNLLATATHDHKRGEDLRARLAVLSEVAERWVVTAERWRVRHADFRQRAEGRMAPAAGDELMLYQMLVGAWPLNLAPDDTEGVERFASRIAAWQRKALREAKRWSRWTSPNEPYEDACEDFLRTILSSEVAAEFAAFANYIATPGAANGLAQTVLRITTPGVPDLYQGSDYWDFSLVDPDNRRPVDFPARAASLAQAESPREAIGHWRDGAVKQSVIARLLDTRREYPDLFARGDYRPLTAEGSASEHVIGFTREYRGQRLFVAVARHTAEWVAGQDTPAIADDCWAGTSVALPERRWVSVFSGADLAGGRVGLERVFEGLPVAVWREVEG; from the coding sequence ATGACCCCACCACGCGCCCTGGCTCGCCTGCAGTTCCATGCCGGCTTCACGCTCGACGACGCCGTGCCGGTCGTCCCTTATTACGCCAGCCTCGGTGCGAGCCATCTCTATGCCTCGCCCATCCTGCGCGCCCGTGCCGGCTCGACACACGGCTATGACGTGGTCGACTGCCACGAGGTCAATCCAGAAATCGGTGGCGAAGATGCATTGCGCCGTCTCATCGCTGCATTGCGTGAACACGGCATGGGTCTGGTTGTCGACATCGTGCCTAATCACATGGGTGTCGGCAGTGAGAACGTCTGGTGGATGGACGTGCTGCGGCACGGCCGGGAAAGCCGTTACGCGGGTTACTTCGATATCGAGTGGACCACGCCCGATCCGTTGCTACGCGGACGCCTGCTATTGCCGATGCTGGGCGCCGGATATGACGAAACGCTGCGCGCGGGCCACCTTCGCCTGGTCCGCCGCGGCGAGACCTGGATGCTCGGCGTGTACGATGATCGCCTGCCGCTGTCGCCGGCATCGGTCGCCGGCCTGGGCGACGACGCGGCCGCCGCGCACGATCCCTCGACGGACGAGGGCCGGCAGCGGCTGCACGCGCTGATCGAAAAACAGCACTATCGCCTGGCCTTCTGGAAGCTGGCCAGCGATATGGTCAACTACCGACGGTTCTTCGACGTCAACGAACTGGTCGGCTTGCGCATCGAGCGCACGGCAGTGTTCGAGGACACGCACAAGACCATCTTCCGCCTATACGCCGAAGGCCTGATCGACGGCGTGCGCTGCGACCACGTCGACGGTCTGGCTGATCCGCGTCGCTATTGCCGTCAGTTGCGTCACCGCCTGGACAAGCTGCGTCCGCAGCGCCCGGCGTCGGCACCGCAAGGCGGCGCGTACATCGTGGTCGAGAAGATCCTGGCCGAGGACGAAGGCCTGCGCCTCGACTGGCGCACCGACGGCACCACCGGCTACGAGTTCATGGACCAGGTCTCGGCGGTGCTGCACTGCCAGCGTGGCGAGGCTCCGTTGACCGAGTTGTGGCGCAAGCTGACCGGTGAGTCGGCGGATTTCGGGACGCAGTCGGTGCGGGCACGCCGGCAGATACTGGTCGACAGTTTCGAATCCGAACTGGACCGTACCGCGCGCGCCCTGTTCGCCGCGGCGCGTGCCGATGTCGCCACGCGCGACGTGTCGCTGGCCGCGGTGCGCCGCGTCCTCGTCGAACTGCTGGTCCATTTTCCCGTGTACCGCACCTATGCCGGCGGCATGGGCCGGGACGAGATCGACGAAGCCTTCTTCTCCCGCGCCGTCGAAGGTGCGTCGCGCACGCTGCGCACGGAGGACGGCGACCTGCTGACCCTGGTGTCGTCGTGGCTGGGCGGCGAGGCGCCGCGTTCGCTGCCCCCGGGCCCCGTGCGCCGGGCACGCGAGCGCGCGATAGCGGTGTTCCAGCAGGCCACGTCGCCCGTGGCTGCCAAGGCCGTGGAGGACACGGCGGGGTATCGGTACGGCCGACTGCTCTCACGTAACGAAGTGGGGGTCGATGCCGGTCGCCTGGCCATGTCGGTGGACGATTTCCATGCCCGCTGCGTAGAAAGGATCCAGACCCTGCCGCACAACCTGCTGGCCACGGCGACCCACGACCACAAGCGCGGCGAAGACCTGCGCGCCCGCCTGGCCGTGCTGTCCGAGGTGGCCGAGCGCTGGGTGGTCACGGCGGAGCGCTGGCGTGTCCGCCATGCGGATTTCCGCCAGCGCGCCGAGGGCCGCATGGCACCGGCCGCCGGCGACGAACTGATGCTCTACCAGATGCTGGTGGGGGCGTGGCCACTGAACCTCGCCCCTGACGATACCGAGGGCGTCGAGCGCTTCGCCTCGCGTATCGCGGCATGGCAGCGCAAGGCCCTGCGCGAAGCCAAGCGCTGGTCGCGCTGGACCTCGCCCAACGAGCCTTACGAAGACGCCTGCGAGGATTTCCTGCGCACCATACTGTCCAGCGAGGTGGCGGCGGAGTTCGCCGCGTTCGCGAATTACATCGCCACGCCGGGTGCGGCCAACGGCCTGGCGCAGACGGTGCTGCGCATCACCACGCCCGGCGTGCCCGATCTTTACCAGGGCAGCGACTACTGGGATTTCAGCCTCGTGGATCCGGACAATCGCCGCCCCGTGGATTTCCCGGCGCGCGCAGCTTCGCTGGCGCAGGCCGAATCGCCCCGCGAGGCGATCGGACACTGGCGCGACGGCGCGGTCAAGCAGTCGGTCATCGCCCGTCTGCTGGACACGCGCCGCGAGTACCCCGACCTGTTCGCCCGCGGCGACTACCGCCCGCTGACTGCCGAGGGTTCGGCCAGCGAGCACGTGATCGGCTTTACGCGCGAGTACCGGGGACAGCGGCTGTTCGTGGCCGTGGCACGGCACACGGCGGAGTGGGTCGCTGGCCAGGACACGCCAGCCATTGCCGACGATTGCTGGGCGGGTACGTCGGTGGCTTTGCCTGAGAGGCGCTGGGTGAGCGTTTTCTCAGGTGCGGACCTGGCGGGTGGTCGTGTTGGCCTTGAGCGAGTTTTTGAAGGCTTGCCGGTGGCTGTTTGGCGCGAGGTCGAGGGCTAG
- the malQ gene encoding 4-alpha-glucanotransferase codes for MNVPLDDRLALLAGQAGIDVDWRDALGRPQTTPDATLRAVLRAVGLPADNGDDVEASLRLLELERTGRRPPRMITADAGERVAIPPLPRGRVWKVLDSEGGRVAEGELASGVGDIAAPSIPGYYTLMLDEDEITLAVAPPRGFGVGDIAGARRPWGMAVQMAALRRPGDGGIGDFSALELCAKAAAEKGADALAISPLHALFAAAPERYSPYAPSSRLFLNGLYVDPVRTSGEQTVRAVIDTHNLRQELAELEWLELIDWPRAARARMTVLRSLFEWASVDLAHSERFMAFRREQGEPLERHARFEALHGHFTAHGRPGGWQGWPTEYHDPASREVTSFVNEHAREVAFHAWLQWLAAQGLEGAQKAARDAGMAIGLVADLAVGADSGGSHAWAHQTEMLSGLSVGAPPDALNRLGQDWGLTTFSPRGLRETGFRGFIGMLRAALAHAGGVRIDHVLGLKRLWLVPHGAGATEGAYLRYPLADMLRLIALESHLHRAIVIGEDLGTVPADFRHAIADKGVLGIRVLWFERAEDGGFVSPREWSDNAMATTSTHDIPTVAGWWSGRDVAWRKLTGLDDPAVDEEAQRAGERTALWRAMCASGSAWNEDAPPGVDDISPVVVAAARHVSQAPAPLAIFPVEDVLGLHEQPNLPGPTDAIHPNWRRRMPDSSARLFDGPIAHAVCAAIDQTRNRT; via the coding sequence GTGAACGTCCCCCTCGACGATCGTCTTGCGCTGCTCGCCGGACAGGCCGGTATCGATGTCGACTGGCGCGATGCGCTGGGCCGGCCGCAGACGACGCCCGATGCCACCCTTCGCGCGGTGCTCCGCGCCGTGGGTTTGCCTGCCGACAACGGCGACGATGTCGAAGCCAGCCTGCGCCTGCTCGAGCTGGAGCGCACGGGGCGCCGACCGCCGCGCATGATTACCGCTGACGCGGGCGAGCGGGTCGCTATTCCCCCGCTGCCACGCGGACGCGTGTGGAAGGTGCTGGACAGCGAAGGTGGCCGCGTGGCTGAAGGCGAATTGGCCTCGGGCGTCGGCGACATCGCCGCGCCGTCCATCCCGGGGTACTACACCCTGATGCTGGACGAGGACGAGATCACCCTTGCCGTCGCACCGCCACGAGGCTTCGGCGTCGGCGATATCGCCGGTGCCCGCCGGCCGTGGGGCATGGCCGTGCAGATGGCCGCCCTGCGTCGTCCCGGCGACGGTGGCATCGGCGACTTCAGCGCACTCGAGCTCTGTGCGAAAGCCGCCGCGGAGAAGGGCGCCGACGCCCTGGCGATCAGCCCTCTGCACGCGCTGTTTGCCGCGGCGCCGGAACGTTACAGTCCTTACGCGCCGTCCAGCCGTCTGTTTCTCAACGGGCTGTATGTCGATCCCGTGCGCACCAGCGGCGAGCAGACGGTACGTGCCGTAATCGATACGCACAACCTGCGCCAGGAACTGGCCGAGCTGGAATGGCTCGAGTTGATCGACTGGCCACGCGCCGCCCGCGCGCGGATGACCGTCTTGCGTTCGTTGTTCGAATGGGCGTCCGTCGACCTGGCGCACTCCGAACGCTTCATGGCGTTCCGGCGCGAGCAGGGCGAGCCGCTGGAACGCCATGCGCGCTTCGAGGCGCTGCATGGCCATTTCACCGCGCACGGCCGCCCGGGCGGTTGGCAGGGCTGGCCGACGGAGTACCACGACCCCGCATCGCGCGAGGTTACCTCGTTCGTCAACGAGCACGCCCGTGAGGTGGCCTTCCACGCGTGGTTGCAGTGGCTGGCCGCGCAGGGGCTGGAAGGGGCACAGAAAGCCGCCCGGGATGCGGGCATGGCCATCGGCCTCGTCGCCGACCTGGCGGTGGGTGCGGACTCCGGTGGCAGCCATGCCTGGGCCCATCAGACCGAAATGCTTTCCGGCCTGTCCGTCGGTGCACCGCCGGACGCCCTGAACCGCCTGGGCCAGGATTGGGGCCTCACCACCTTCTCGCCCCGCGGCCTGCGTGAGACAGGGTTCCGCGGCTTCATCGGCATGCTGCGCGCCGCGCTGGCGCATGCCGGCGGCGTGCGTATCGACCACGTGCTCGGGTTGAAGCGCTTGTGGCTGGTGCCGCACGGGGCCGGTGCCACCGAAGGCGCCTACCTGCGTTACCCGCTGGCCGACATGCTGCGGCTGATCGCGCTCGAGTCGCACCTGCATCGCGCCATCGTGATCGGTGAGGATCTCGGCACCGTGCCGGCCGACTTTCGTCATGCGATTGCCGACAAGGGCGTGCTGGGCATCCGCGTGCTGTGGTTCGAACGCGCCGAGGACGGCGGTTTCGTCTCGCCGCGCGAATGGTCCGATAACGCCATGGCCACCACCAGTACGCACGACATCCCGACCGTCGCGGGATGGTGGAGCGGGCGCGACGTGGCGTGGCGCAAGCTCACCGGCCTGGACGATCCCGCCGTGGACGAGGAGGCCCAGCGCGCGGGAGAGCGCACTGCGCTCTGGCGTGCGATGTGCGCTTCCGGTTCGGCCTGGAACGAGGACGCTCCGCCCGGAGTCGACGACATCTCGCCGGTGGTCGTGGCTGCCGCGCGCCACGTCTCGCAGGCGCCCGCGCCGCTGGCGATCTTCCCCGTGGAGGATGTGCTCGGCCTGCACGAACAACCCAACCTCCCGGGCCCCACCGACGCCATTCATCCGAACTGGCGGCGGCGCATGCCTGATTCGTCGGCACGACTTTTCGACGGCCCCATTGCCCATGCCGTCTGCGCGGCGATCGACCAGACCCGGAACCGTACATGA
- the treZ gene encoding malto-oligosyltrehalose trehalohydrolase, which yields MTRDYVHTMPYGAQLTGEGTARFRLWAPDAEEVSIECDTGQASTMRALDDGWFECICPAEAGTGYRFRLADGTVVPDPASRRQRGGDVHGYSVVVDPRAFSWRHTVWQGRPWHETILYELHVGALGGFHGVEMMLPHLVSLGITAIELMPIGEFPGERNWGYDGVLPYAPADAYGSPDDLKSLIDTAHGLGLMVFLDVVYNHFGPDGNYLGAYASPFFDASVHTPWGAAIGVATPQVGDFFVHNALYWIEEFRFDGLRFDAVHAIGNPGWLASLAARVHAAVGPERHVHLVLENEANQASLLGRDRFDAQWNDDFHNALHALLTGEDEGYYQHYHPALPKLLRSLQEGFVFQGEDMGGKRRGESSAHLPASRFVNFLQNHDQVGNRAFGDRLTTLVHAETMDAALALLLLAPFVPMLFMGEEWASRTPFLFFTDFQDEDLRKAVREGRRREFEAFTGFGGEEIPDPNAYDTFTASIPVREEGAGEARRHLLKELIAQRNKHVAPHIGEATASGAEALGDRAFRAAWKLGTATLTLYVNLGDTDITIQQPPSPSAAWLHGDAADVASVSRGSVPARRTVACLES from the coding sequence ATGACCCGCGACTACGTGCACACCATGCCGTACGGTGCGCAACTCACCGGGGAGGGCACCGCACGCTTCCGGCTCTGGGCACCCGACGCCGAGGAGGTTTCGATCGAATGCGATACGGGACAGGCCTCGACGATGCGCGCCCTGGACGACGGCTGGTTCGAGTGCATCTGTCCCGCGGAAGCGGGCACCGGATACCGGTTCCGCCTGGCCGACGGCACGGTCGTCCCGGACCCGGCATCTCGCCGCCAGCGAGGCGGTGATGTGCACGGCTACAGCGTGGTGGTCGACCCGCGCGCGTTCTCATGGCGGCATACCGTCTGGCAGGGCCGGCCGTGGCACGAAACCATCCTCTACGAACTGCATGTCGGCGCCCTGGGCGGGTTTCATGGCGTGGAGATGATGCTGCCGCACCTGGTCTCGCTGGGCATCACCGCGATCGAACTCATGCCGATCGGCGAGTTCCCCGGCGAGCGCAACTGGGGCTATGACGGCGTGCTGCCGTATGCGCCCGCCGATGCCTACGGCTCGCCCGATGACCTTAAGTCTTTGATCGACACGGCCCACGGGCTGGGCCTCATGGTCTTCCTCGACGTGGTCTACAACCACTTCGGTCCGGACGGCAATTACCTCGGCGCCTATGCATCGCCGTTCTTCGACGCGTCGGTGCATACGCCATGGGGTGCCGCCATCGGGGTCGCCACGCCTCAGGTGGGTGACTTCTTCGTACACAACGCCCTGTACTGGATCGAGGAATTCCGCTTCGACGGCCTGCGCTTCGATGCCGTGCACGCCATCGGTAACCCGGGCTGGCTCGCCTCGCTGGCCGCGCGTGTGCATGCGGCCGTCGGGCCGGAGCGGCACGTGCACCTGGTGCTGGAGAACGAAGCCAACCAGGCCAGTCTGCTCGGGCGGGATCGTTTCGATGCGCAGTGGAACGACGATTTCCACAACGCCCTGCACGCGCTGCTCACCGGCGAGGACGAGGGCTACTACCAGCATTACCATCCGGCGTTGCCGAAGCTGTTGCGCAGCCTGCAGGAGGGCTTCGTCTTCCAGGGCGAGGACATGGGTGGCAAGCGCCGGGGTGAGTCAAGCGCGCACCTGCCTGCCAGCCGTTTCGTCAACTTCCTGCAGAACCACGACCAGGTGGGCAATCGTGCTTTCGGCGATCGCCTGACCACGCTGGTGCACGCGGAAACGATGGACGCGGCGCTGGCGCTGTTGCTGTTGGCGCCCTTCGTACCGATGCTGTTCATGGGCGAGGAATGGGCCAGCCGTACGCCATTCCTGTTCTTCACCGATTTTCAGGATGAAGACCTCCGCAAGGCCGTGCGCGAAGGCCGGCGCCGGGAATTCGAGGCATTTACCGGTTTTGGCGGTGAGGAAATTCCCGATCCCAACGCCTACGACACGTTTACCGCGTCCATTCCCGTTCGCGAGGAAGGCGCTGGCGAAGCGCGGCGCCACCTGCTGAAGGAACTGATCGCGCAGCGGAACAAGCACGTGGCGCCGCATATCGGCGAAGCCACCGCCAGCGGTGCGGAGGCCCTGGGCGATCGAGCCTTCCGTGCCGCATGGAAACTGGGTACTGCTACGCTGACCCTGTACGTCAACCTCGGCGACACCGACATCACGATCCAGCAGCCACCATCGCCGTCCGCGGCCTGGCTGCACGGCGATGCCGCGGACGTCGCTTCCGTTTCGCGCGGGTCCGTTCCGGCCCGTCGCACTGTAGCCTGCCTGGAGTCCTGA